From a single Streptomyces misionensis genomic region:
- the fahA gene encoding fumarylacetoacetase, with protein sequence MPPFDVPEGDPFGPHNLPYGVFSPSGSRERRVGVRLGDQVLDAGAAAAALGSPHHALLARPTLNPLLAAGRAAWSEVRAAITSWVTDPAHRETLEPLFHPLSEVDLHLPFEVADYVDFYASENHARNVGRIFRPDAPDSLTPNWKHLPIGYHGRAGTVVVSGTDVVRPSGQRKGPADPAPVFGPSIRLDIEAEVGFVVGVPTELGSPVALGDFREHVFGLCLLNDWSARDIQAWEYVPLGPFLGKSFSTSVSAWITPLEALEHAKTAPPERTHPLLPYLDDAAPGIEPGGYDLRISVAVNGHVVSEPPFSTMYWTAAQQLAQMTVNGASLRTGDLYGSGTVSGPDERQRGSLLELTWNGRDPLDLPDGKRAFLEDGDVVTLSAWAPGPNGTRVGLGEVTGRIVPSA encoded by the coding sequence ATGCCCCCCTTCGACGTCCCCGAGGGCGACCCCTTCGGTCCGCACAACCTTCCCTATGGCGTGTTCTCGCCCTCCGGCAGCCGGGAGCGCCGGGTCGGCGTCCGGCTCGGGGACCAGGTCCTCGACGCGGGCGCCGCGGCCGCCGCCCTGGGCTCGCCGCACCACGCGCTGCTCGCCCGCCCCACCCTCAACCCGCTGCTCGCGGCGGGCCGCGCCGCCTGGTCCGAGGTGCGCGCCGCGATCACCTCCTGGGTCACCGACCCCGCGCACCGCGAGACCCTGGAGCCGCTCTTCCACCCGCTGTCCGAGGTGGACCTGCACCTGCCCTTCGAGGTCGCGGACTACGTCGACTTCTACGCCTCGGAGAACCACGCCCGCAACGTCGGCAGGATCTTCCGCCCGGACGCCCCGGACTCCCTCACCCCGAACTGGAAGCACCTGCCGATCGGCTACCACGGCCGCGCCGGCACCGTGGTGGTCTCGGGCACGGACGTCGTACGGCCCTCCGGGCAGCGCAAGGGCCCCGCCGACCCGGCGCCCGTGTTCGGGCCGTCGATCCGGCTGGACATCGAGGCCGAGGTCGGCTTCGTCGTGGGCGTGCCGACCGAGCTGGGGTCCCCGGTCGCGCTCGGCGACTTCCGGGAGCACGTCTTCGGGCTGTGCCTGCTCAACGACTGGTCCGCGCGGGACATCCAGGCCTGGGAGTACGTGCCCCTCGGCCCGTTCCTCGGCAAGTCGTTCTCGACCTCGGTGTCGGCGTGGATCACCCCGCTGGAGGCCCTGGAGCACGCGAAGACGGCCCCGCCCGAGCGCACCCACCCGCTGCTCCCCTACCTGGACGACGCCGCCCCCGGCATCGAGCCCGGCGGCTACGACCTGCGGATCTCGGTCGCCGTCAACGGTCACGTGGTGTCCGAGCCGCCGTTCTCCACCATGTACTGGACCGCCGCGCAGCAGCTCGCCCAGATGACGGTCAACGGCGCCTCGCTGCGCACCGGCGACCTGTACGGCTCCGGCACCGTCAGCGGGCCCGACGAGCGACAGCGCGGCTCGCTGCTGGAGCTGACCTGGAACGGCCGCGACCCCCTCGACCTCCCCGACGGCAAGCGCGCCTTCCTGGAGGACGGCGACGTGGTGACGCTGTCGGCGTGGGCCCCGGGCCCGAACGGGACCCGCGTCGGACTCGGCGAGGTCACCGGGCGGATCGTGCCGTCGGCCTGA
- a CDS encoding HAD family hydrolase, translating into MAPSPAYALIATDLDGTLLRGDDTVSERTLSALARAARTGARHLVVTGRPAPRVRPLLAALGCTGLAVCGQGAQVYDAGADRLLWSVRLDREQAEAALGKIEAEVGQVYAAVDQDGVEGLTLIEPGYRMPHPTLPAVRVGRRDDLWGAPISKVLLRHATLSDDELAAVARSVVGPLATVTMSGPGTVELQPCGVTKATGLALAAERLGVAAERSLAFGDMPNDVPMFRWAAHGVAMADAHPELKAVADEVTASNEDDGIAVVLERLFPAD; encoded by the coding sequence ATGGCACCCTCCCCCGCGTACGCACTGATCGCCACCGACCTGGACGGGACGCTGCTGCGCGGCGACGACACCGTCTCCGAGCGCACGCTCTCGGCGCTCGCGCGGGCGGCCCGGACCGGCGCCCGGCACCTGGTGGTGACCGGCCGTCCGGCCCCCAGAGTGCGGCCGCTGCTGGCGGCCCTCGGCTGCACGGGGCTCGCGGTGTGCGGGCAGGGGGCGCAGGTCTACGACGCCGGGGCCGACCGCCTGCTGTGGTCGGTGCGGCTGGACCGGGAGCAGGCCGAGGCCGCGCTCGGCAAGATCGAGGCCGAGGTGGGGCAGGTGTACGCGGCCGTCGACCAGGACGGGGTGGAGGGGCTCACGCTGATCGAGCCGGGCTACCGGATGCCCCATCCGACGCTGCCCGCGGTGCGGGTGGGCCGGCGCGACGATCTGTGGGGAGCGCCGATCAGCAAGGTGCTGCTGCGCCACGCCACCCTGTCCGACGACGAGTTGGCGGCGGTGGCGCGCTCGGTGGTGGGACCGCTGGCCACGGTCACCATGTCGGGGCCGGGGACGGTGGAACTCCAGCCGTGCGGGGTGACCAAGGCGACCGGTCTGGCGCTGGCCGCCGAGCGGCTCGGCGTCGCCGCGGAACGCTCGCTGGCCTTCGGCGACATGCCCAACGACGTCCCGATGTTCCGGTGGGCGGCGCACGGGGTCGCCATGGCCGACGCCCATCCGGAGCTGAAGGCGGTGGCCGACGAGGTCACCGCGTCGAACGAGGACGACGGCATCGCCGTCGTCCTCGAAAGACTGTTCCCGGCGGACTGA
- a CDS encoding transglycosylase SLT domain-containing protein produces MPAAVQSRRTRTNRVVRMLAVAGTGAAVIAMPLVGAASASAATATASASVTTAGYPNNLDGWIRESLAIMSQKGIPGSYNGIYRNIMRESSGNPNAINLWDSNAAKGIPSKGLLQVIDPTFNAYHVAGTSWNIYDPVANITAACNYAAHRYGSMDNVNSAY; encoded by the coding sequence ATGCCTGCTGCCGTTCAGTCGCGCCGCACCCGCACCAACCGCGTCGTCCGTATGCTCGCCGTCGCCGGCACCGGCGCCGCCGTGATCGCCATGCCGCTCGTGGGCGCCGCCAGTGCCTCCGCGGCCACCGCCACCGCCTCGGCCTCCGTCACCACCGCCGGGTACCCGAACAACCTCGACGGCTGGATCCGCGAGTCCCTGGCGATCATGAGCCAGAAGGGCATCCCGGGCTCCTACAACGGCATCTACCGCAACATCATGCGCGAGTCCTCGGGCAACCCGAACGCCATCAACCTGTGGGACTCCAACGCCGCCAAGGGCATCCCGTCCAAGGGCCTGCTCCAGGTGATCGACCCGACCTTCAACGCGTACCACGTGGCCGGGACCTCCTGGAACATCTACGACCCGGTCGCCAACATCACCGCCGCCTGCAACTACGCGGCGCACCGCTACGGCTCCATGGACAACGTCAACAGCGCCTACTGA
- a CDS encoding polyprenyl synthetase family protein, whose translation MTVVGPFGLSVRDQALEADVQAGLAAVEEGLLEATKSEVPFITGAAQHLVRAGGKRFRPLLVMLAAQFGDPYAPGVVPSAVVVELTHLATLYHDDVMDEAAVRRGVDSANTRWGNSVAVLTGDFLFARASQILADLGPEAVRVQALAFERLVTGQILETAGPTDGRDPVEHYLDVLGGKTGSLVAVSCRFGAMMSGADETVVDVLTQYGERLGVAFQLADDYLDIASDSQESGKTPGTDLREGIATLPVLRLRERAARLGLPEDIALCELLDSDLSDDARHAEALAALRAHPALEQARRDTVRYAEEARAALAPLRECDAKVALIELCDAVVHRTG comes from the coding sequence GTGACCGTCGTCGGGCCGTTCGGGCTGAGCGTGCGGGACCAGGCTCTCGAAGCCGATGTCCAGGCCGGATTGGCGGCTGTCGAGGAAGGCCTGCTAGAGGCCACCAAGAGCGAGGTCCCGTTCATCACCGGGGCCGCGCAGCACCTCGTACGGGCCGGCGGGAAGCGGTTCAGGCCGCTGCTCGTGATGCTCGCGGCGCAGTTCGGCGACCCCTACGCGCCCGGAGTGGTGCCGTCGGCCGTGGTGGTGGAGCTGACCCACCTCGCCACGCTGTACCACGACGACGTCATGGACGAGGCCGCCGTACGCCGGGGCGTGGACAGCGCCAACACCCGCTGGGGCAACTCCGTCGCGGTCCTCACCGGCGACTTCCTCTTCGCCCGCGCCTCCCAGATCCTCGCCGACCTCGGCCCCGAGGCGGTCCGGGTGCAGGCCCTCGCGTTCGAACGGCTGGTCACCGGCCAGATCCTGGAGACCGCGGGCCCCACCGACGGCCGCGACCCGGTGGAGCACTACCTGGACGTGCTCGGCGGCAAGACGGGCTCCCTGGTGGCGGTCTCCTGCCGGTTCGGCGCGATGATGTCCGGCGCCGACGAGACGGTCGTGGACGTGCTCACCCAGTACGGCGAGCGGCTCGGCGTGGCCTTCCAGCTCGCCGACGACTACCTGGACATCGCCTCCGACTCCCAAGAGTCCGGCAAGACCCCCGGCACCGACCTGCGCGAGGGCATCGCGACCCTCCCCGTGCTCCGGCTGCGCGAGCGCGCCGCCCGGCTCGGCCTGCCGGAGGACATCGCCCTGTGCGAGCTGCTGGACTCCGACCTCAGCGACGACGCCCGGCACGCCGAGGCGCTGGCCGCGCTGCGCGCCCACCCGGCCCTGGAGCAGGCCCGCCGGGACACCGTGCGCTACGCCGAGGAGGCGCGCGCCGCGCTGGCGCCGTTGCGCGAGTGCGACGCCAAGGTCGCGCTGATCGAGCTGTGCGACGCGGTGGTGCACCGCACCGGGTGA
- a CDS encoding LolA family protein: MAPYESDDAQGADRGEEARSGRRRAARYAVPVAVVGVAAATIGLVPALADSGDPDLPRITAQQLIQKIAASDVQRLSGTVKVSTDLGLPDLGGLESGLTSGMNRGAGSGSAADPQSRLTELVTGTHTLRVAADGPDRQKLSLVEQGAEYSVIHNGKDVWGYDSKSNQVSHGTAPAGKDRRAEPPATPRDFADEALKSVDDTTSVTVDGTARVAGRDAYKLLIKPRQSGTTVGAISIAVDAGTGMPLKFTLTPKSGGAAVLDAGFTQVSFARPAASAFAFTPPKGAKVTEREDAPGKGAQRPGKGLEGIQGKGLEGAAGPTVLGKGWTSIATFDTGAKGGLPTGAKGGDAAGFLGSLGEKVSGSFGKGTVFSTRLVNALITDDGKVYAGAVTKDALVKAADAGK; encoded by the coding sequence ATGGCACCGTACGAATCCGACGACGCACAGGGCGCCGACCGGGGCGAGGAAGCGCGCTCGGGCCGCCGCAGGGCCGCCCGGTACGCCGTCCCGGTCGCGGTGGTGGGGGTGGCGGCGGCTACGATCGGGCTGGTCCCGGCCCTCGCCGACTCCGGCGACCCCGACCTGCCCCGGATCACCGCCCAGCAGCTCATCCAGAAGATCGCCGCGTCCGACGTGCAGCGGCTGTCCGGCACTGTGAAGGTCAGCACCGACCTGGGCCTGCCCGACCTCGGCGGCCTGGAGAGCGGCCTCACCTCCGGCATGAACCGCGGCGCGGGCTCCGGTTCCGCCGCCGACCCGCAGTCCCGGCTCACCGAGCTGGTCACCGGCACGCACACCCTGCGCGTCGCCGCCGACGGCCCCGACCGGCAGAAGCTGTCGCTGGTCGAGCAGGGCGCCGAGTACAGCGTCATCCACAACGGCAAGGACGTCTGGGGCTACGACAGCAAGAGCAACCAGGTCTCCCACGGCACCGCGCCGGCCGGCAAGGACCGGCGGGCCGAGCCCCCGGCCACGCCCAGGGACTTCGCCGACGAGGCCCTGAAGTCGGTGGACGACACCACGTCCGTGACCGTCGACGGCACCGCCCGGGTCGCCGGGCGCGACGCCTACAAGCTGCTGATCAAGCCCCGGCAGTCCGGCACCACGGTCGGCGCGATCAGCATCGCGGTGGACGCCGGGACGGGCATGCCGCTGAAGTTCACGCTGACCCCGAAGAGCGGCGGCGCCGCGGTGCTCGACGCGGGCTTCACCCAGGTCTCCTTCGCCCGCCCGGCCGCCTCGGCCTTCGCCTTCACCCCGCCGAAGGGCGCCAAGGTCACGGAGCGCGAGGACGCGCCGGGCAAGGGCGCGCAGCGGCCCGGCAAGGGGCTGGAGGGCATCCAGGGCAAGGGGCTGGAAGGCGCCGCGGGACCGACCGTCCTCGGCAAGGGCTGGACCTCCATCGCCACCTTCGACACCGGCGCCAAGGGCGGCCTGCCCACCGGCGCCAAGGGCGGCGACGCGGCCGGCTTCCTCGGCTCCCTGGGCGAGAAGGTCTCCGGCTCGTTCGGCAAGGGCACCGTCTTCTCCACCCGCCTGGTCAACGCCCTGATCACCGACGACGGCAAGGTCTACGCCGGCGCGGTCACCAAGGACGCGCTGGTGAAGGCGGCGGACGCGGGCAAGTAG